The following proteins are encoded in a genomic region of Tenebrio molitor chromosome 7, icTenMoli1.1, whole genome shotgun sequence:
- the LOC138134843 gene encoding aminopeptidase N-like encodes MYIVGHYQFSSSERKMSALTYICLIFLVTQARSSPIQPKNSEYRLPDGAVEVNTYDIELTLKSDVFETNQFSGVAEVVFTNMNETNEIKIHANKMTFSEIVLETVDGTQIGLQNGGNFVIDSATDILTLTTDTSLAQGIEYRLRFTYEAELRTNEMYGFYKSSYVAADGTTRYLGTTQFQPTHARKAFPCFDEPFYKAIFNIKIRHPNQYRADGNTVGTSVVDPQDNTALITTFAPTPRMSSYIIAFVVSDFTCSAGEEIESGIPHQVCSRDEAASTREVAVDVGPKLTWTLEEFTNIKYNESTIKKLDQFAIPDFSAGAMENWGLITYRETALLWDPLESSNRYKQRVETVISHELAHFWFGDLVTTKWWSDTFLNEGFATYFEYLATAEVEPTWEMEKQFVIEQLQPVLVSDSSVNSQALSAEASTPDQVSGRFSSISYNKGGSVIRMVAHFLGAEGFRNGIRKYLEDNKFGSTTPADLWGALTESTTVLPTSVSVIMDNWTYKAGYPVLQVKRNGDDVVVTQERFLISGTPEDTEKWYVPISYTTSTDSDKFLDTSPKVWLNPLTTNVNITDALKERDWIILNNQQTGFYRIDYDDNLWEKIKIALTQTGFDGIHELNRAQIVDDYYNFARAGLHSYSSFLELIKFLKADSSYYPWYSAFTAFSSMLQRTGDEKIRAGLHEYIRELMVVLYNTVPFNKPNDDDQIYTHKRVLAVTWACNLEVKDCIDNSLAAFGTYRNTATRPDKNLRSVIYCNALRHSNDPGDWEYLWEQFGTSQIATEQVTILSALGCTKDDEIRKKYLSLSINSTSGIRQQDALSVFSAVYSGNPDGVDLAFDFLLENYEDIYEYYASMNSFSNLFSGLANRFTKKQQTDKLSAFIENTPNLPESVETAARGALSTALNNLEIIEQFEKELSQYFNVGSASSAEPARLGFATTVTTLMVLLYKAF; translated from the exons ATGTATATTGTAGGTCATTACCAGTTTTCATCGTCAGAACG gAAGATGTCCGCCTTAACATACATTTGTTTAATATTTCTGGTGACACAAGCTCGATCTTCGCCAATCCAACCGAAGAACTCAGAGTATCGTTTACCGGATGGCGCCGTCGAAGTCAACACTTACGATATAGAACTCACCCTCAAAAGTGATGTTTTCGAAACGAACCAGTTCAGCGGCGTCGCTGAGGTGGTATTCACAAACATGAACGAGaccaatgaaattaaaatacatgcaaataaaatgacattttcggAGATCGTGTTGGAAACGGTGGATGGAACACAGATAGGTTTGCAAAATGGGGGAAATTTTGTGATCGATAGTGCGACGGACATTTTGACTCTGACGACGGACACGAGTCTTGCTCAAGGAATAGAGTACCGACTCCGATTCACGTACGAGGCAGAACTGAGAACAAACGAGATGTACGGGTTTTACAAGAGCTCGTACGTTGCTGCAGATGGTACTACAAGATATTTGGGAACGACTCAGTTTCAGCCGACACACGCGCGCAAAGCTTTTCCATGTTTCGATGAACCATTCTACAAAGCGATCTTTAATATCAAGATCAGACACCCAAACCAGTACAGAGCCGATGGAAACACTGTAGGCACCAGTGTGGTTGACCCACA GGACAACACAGCCTTAATTACCACTTTTGCTCCAACACCTAGAATGTCTTCGTATATCATAGCCTTCGTGGTTTCCGATTTTACTTGTTCTGCAGGTGAAGAAATTGAATCAGGTATACCTCACCAAGTTTGTTCAAGAGATGAGGCAGCAAGCACAAGAGAAGTCGCTGTAGATGTCGGTCCAAAACTCACATGGACTTTAGAAGAGTTCACCAACATAAAATACAACGAATCGACAATTAAGAAGCTGGATCAATTTGCAATTCCTGATTTTTCAGCAGGTGCCATGGAAAACTGGGGTCTAATTACATACAG AGAGACTGCTTTACTATGGGACCCCCTTGAATCTTCCAACCGGTACAAACAGAGAGTCGAGACCGTGATCTCCCATGAATTGGCACACTTTTGGTTTGGAGATCTGGTAACAACGAAATGGTGGTCTGACACGTTCCTCAACGAAGGTTTCGCCACCTACTTTGAATACCTCGCAACTGCAGAG GTGGAGCCCACTTGGGAGATGGAGAAGCAATTTGTCATCGAACAACTCCAACCGGTTTTGGTTAGTGATTCGTCAGTAAACTCACAAGCGCTTTCAGCTGAAGCAAGTACCCCAGATCAGGTTTCCGGCAGATTTAGTTCAATCTCATACAACAAAG GTGGCAGCGTAATCCGAATGGTGGCTCACTTCTTGGGCGCAGAAGGGTTCAGAAATGGTATTCGCAAATATTTGGAAGACAA CAAATTTGGATCGACTACGCCTGCAGACTTGTGGGGTGCTCTAACTGAGTCCACTACTGTCCTACCTACTAGTGTATCTGTAATTATGGACAACTGGACGTACAAAGCTGGGTACCCAGTTCTACAAGTTAAAAGAAACGGTGATGATGTCGTTGTGACACAG GAAAGATTCTTGATTTCTGGTACTCCAGAAGATACCGAAAAATGGTACGTTCCAATCAGTTACACAACTTCCACTGATTCGGACAAGTTCCTCGACACTTCACCCAAAGTTTGGTTAAACCCACTAACAACAAATGTTAACATAACAGATGCGTTAAAAGAAAGAGACTGGATCATTCTCAATAACCAACAAACag GATTCTACAGAATCGACTATGACGACAACCTTtgggaaaaaatcaaaatagctTTAACTCAAACTGGCTTCGATGGAATTCACGAATTGAACAGAGCCCAGATCGTCGACGATTATTACAATTTCGCCAGAGCCGGACTTCACTCTTACTCGAGTTTCCTCGAACtcatcaaatttttgaaagcaGACTCCTCTTATTACCCGTGGTACTCCGCCTTCACAGCGTTTTCGAGCATGTTGCAAAGAACAGGAGACGAAAAGATTAGAGCGGGTCTTCAT GAATATATTCGGGAGCTGATGGTTGTCCTCTACAATACCGTGCCATTCAACAAGCCAAACGACGACGATCAAATTTACACGCACAAAAGAGTTCTGGCAGTTACTTGGGCTTGCAACCTGGAAGTTAAAGATTGTATCGACAACTCTTTGGCGGCGTTCGGCACTTACAGGAACACGGCGAC GAGACCTGATAAGAATTTGAGATCAGTGATTTACTGCAATGCCTTGCGTCACAGCAACGATCCAGGCGACTGGGAGTACCTTTGGGAGCAATTCGGAACTTCGCAGATTGCCACTGAACAAGTCACGATTTTGTCAGCGTTGGGATGCACCAAAGACGACGAAATTCGTAAAAA GTACCTGAGCCTATCTATCAATTCTACTTCAGGAATCAGGCAACAGGACGCACTTTCAGTGTTTTCAGCCGTCTACTCTGGCAATCCTGATGGAGTCGATCTCGCTTTCGATTTTCTTCTTGAAAACTACGAAGACATATACGAATA cTACGCCAGCATGAACTCCTTTAGCAATTTATTCAGTGGTTTGGCCAACAGATTTACCAAGAAACAACAAACTGACAAG TTGAGTgcttttattgaaaacacgCCCAATTTGCCTGAAAGTGTAGAAACAGCGGCGAGAGGTGCCCTCTCTACTGCTCTCAATAATCTGGAAATTATCgaacaatttgaaaaagaacTGTCACAGTACTTCAATGTAGGTTCGGCGAGTTCGGCGGAACCTGCAAGACTTGGATTTGCCACAACTGTGACAACTCTTATGGTACTTCTCTACAAAGCGTTTTGA
- the LOC138134844 gene encoding aminopeptidase N-like produces the protein MSALKIYCFILLISCARSSPIEQQPKDTVEYRLPEGAVEVTIYDVHLTLEKDVFQTNKFSGVSSVLFKNMKETNEIKIHANRMTFSEILLVTQNGQLISLENEGNFQIDEVTDILTLTTSTPLVQEASYLLRFNYTAELRTDEMYGFYKSWYIAPDGTVRYLATTQFQPTHARKAFPCFDEPLYKAEFDIKITHPSEYMAAGNTRKNSRLNPDDQTITTTTFVTTPRMSTYLIAFVVSDFTCTEGEDLEPGVAYAVCSRDEAKDTREIAVEVGPKLTKVLEEFTGIKYSESTITKMDQFAIPDFSAGAMENWGLLTYRETGLLWDEKDSSNLYRQRLENVVSHEIAHMWFGNLVTTHWWSDTFLNEGFARYFQYFGTAEIEPAWELDKQFAVEQVQAILLSDTSPNSAPLSSPASSPAQVSGRFSSISYNKGASVFRMVKHFMGEDKFKAGIQTYLSDNKFGSTKPEHLWSALQPQTSNLPDTLDKVMENWVTKGGFPVLDVKTSGVDVVVSQQRFLSSGTPSSDDKWYVPISYTISNEANKFADTSTKAWLLPSEPLTIRQALNQTDWIILNNQQIGYYRINYDQDIWLRIRTALNKPNFDGIHVLNRAQIVDDFYNFAKVSLHPFSEVLELFRFLKEDTSYYPWYSAFNAFSNMLLRTGDETIRSSLSEYILQLMDKLLESLDFDEPNDADHMYTLNRVQANSWACRLGQQTCIDKAVTAFQTYKTTKTRPDKNLRAVIYCNALRHSKDPASDWDFLWEEYSNTKLATEQATILANLGCTTDETVLNTYLRKSIDANSGIRQQDALSVFSAVYAGNPVGVDIAFDFLLKNYKEISEFYGSMNSLSNLISGLASRFTNEGQTDKLRDFIDNTPDLTESLQTSAKAALDSALINLKWTEEFEKQLTIYFTREEEDGTGTGDALKVGTVTVVATLLVLCHHLLQ, from the exons ATGTCCGCTTTGAAGATTTACTGTTTCATACTTCTGATTAGTTGCGCTCGATCATCTCCAATCGAGCAGCAACCGAAAGACACAGTGGAGTACCGTCTGCCTGAAGGTGCCGTTGAAGTAACCATCTACGACGTACACCTCACTTTGGAGAAAGATGTCTTCCAAACGAACAAATTCAGCGGCGTTAGCAGCGTCTTGTTTAAAAACATGAAAGAGACAAACGAAATTAAAATCCATGCAAATCGAATGACATTTTCTGAAATCCTCTTGGTAACACAAAACGGACAATTGATTAGTTTGGAAAACGaaggaaattttcaaatcgaTGAGGTTACAGATATTTTGACTCTAACAACGAGCACACCTCTTGTCCAAGAGGCGAGCTACCTCCTTCGATTCAATTACACGGCAGAGCTGAGGACAGATGAGATGTACGGTTTTTACAAAAGTTGGTACATTGCTCCTGATGGAACGGTGAGGTACTTGGCAACGACACAGTTTCAACCGACACACGCTCGGAAGGCGTTTCCGTGCTTCGATGAGCCACTTTATAAAGCTGAATTTGATATTAAGATCACCCACCCCTCTGAATACATGGCCGCGGGGAACACCAGGAAGAACTCCAGACTTAATCCCGA CGACCAAACCATCACGACTACTACTTTTGTCACGACACCAAGAATGTCCACATATCTGATTGCTTTTGTCGTTTCCGATTTTACCTGCACTGAAGGTGAGGACTTAGAACCAGGTGTGGCATACGCCGTGTGTTCGAGAGACGAAGCCAAAGACACCAGAGAAATTGCTGTCGAGGTTGGACCAAAACTAACAAAGGTGTTGGAAGAGTTCACTGGCATCAAATACAGCGAATCGACAATCACAAAAATGGATCAATTCGCAATTCCAGATTTTTCCGCAGGTGCTATGGAGAACTGGGGGCTGCTCACCTACAG AGAAACTGGCTTGTTGTGGGACGAGAAAGATTCTTCCAATTTGTACAGACAGAGACTGGAGAACGTCGTCTCGCACGAGATAGCCCACATGTGGTTTGGAAACTTGGTGACGACCCACTGGTGGTCTGACACCTTCCTCAACGAAGGTTTCGCCAGATACTTCCAGTATTTCGGCACAGCTGAA ATTGAACCAGCTTGGGAGCTGGACAAGCAATTTGCCGTCGAGCAGGTCCAAGCGATTCTTCTCAGCGACACCTCCCCCAACTCGGCACCCCTCTCGTCGCCTGCCTCTTCGCCGGCACAAGTGTCAGGCAGGTTCAGCTCGATTTCGTACAACAAAGGTGCTTCCGTCTTCCGAATGGTCAAACACTTCATGGGGGAGGACAAGTTCAAGGCTGGCATCCAAACGTACCTATCAGACAA CAAATTCGGTTCGACTAAACCCGAGCATCTGTGGAGCGCTTTGCAACCCCAAACGTCCAACTTGCCAGATACCTTGGACAAGGTGATGGAGAACTGGGTGACGAAAGGGGGCTTTCCTGTTTTGGATGTGAAAACTAGCGGTGTCGATGTTGTCGTGTCACAG CAACGATTCTTGTCTTCGGGTACTCCAAGCAGTGACGACAAGTGGTACGTTCCGATTAGTTACACGATTTCCAATGAGGCGAATAAATTTGCTGATACTTCGACCAAAGCGTGGTTGTTACCAAGCGAACCCCTAACCATACGACAAGCGTTGAATCAAACGGACTGGATCATTCTCAACAACCAACAAATAG GTTACTACAGAATAAATTACGACCAAGATATCTGGCTGCGAATTAGAACCGCTTTAAACAAACCAAATTTTGACGGAATCCACGTCTTGAACAGAGCTCAAATTGTCGACGACTTCTACAACTTCGCAAAAGTCAGTCTTCATCCGTTTTCCGAGGTTCTCGAACTCTTCCGTTTCTTGAAGGAAGACACTTCGTACTATCCGTGGTATTCCGCCTTCAATGCATTTTCCAACATGTTGCTAAGAACAGGAGACGAAACCATAAGAAGCAGCCTCTCG GAGTATATTTTGCAACTGATGGACAAACTCCTCGAATCCTTGGACTTTGACGAACCCAATGACGCCGATCACATGTACACCCTCAACAGAGTCCAAGCGAACAGCTGGGCTTGCAGATTAGGTCAGCAAACTTGCATCGACAAAGCTGTGACAGCTTTCCAGACTTACAAAACCACCAAAAC GAGACCTGACAAGAACTTGAGGGCGGTGATCTACTGTAATGCATTGCGCCACAGTAAAGACCCTGCCAGTGATTGGGACTTCTTGTGGGAAGAGTACTCCAACACTAAACTCGCGACCGAGCAAGCTACAATTCTGGCGAATCTGGGATGCACCACAGACGAAACCGTTCTCAACAC ATACCTCAGGAAGTCCATCGATGCTAACTCGGGGATCAGGCAACAAGACGCCCTTTCGGTATTTTCGGCAGTGTACGCTGGCAACCCCGTCGGAGTCGACATCGCTTTCGACTTCCTCCTGAAGAACTACAAAGAAATTTCGGAATT TTACGGAAGCATGAATTCGCTCAGCAATTTGATCAGCGGTCTGGCCTCCCGGTTTACCAACGAAGGACAAACTGACAAG TTGCGCGATTTCATCGACAACACACCAGATTTGACTGAAAGTCTGCAGACGTCAGCAAAAGCAGCCCTCGACTCTGCCCTCATCAACTTGAAGTGGACTGAAGAGTTCGAAAAGCAGCTGACGATTTATTTCACCCGTGAGGAAGAGGATGGCACTGGGACGGGAGATGCCCTCAAGGTCGGAACGGTGACAGTGGTGGCAACTCTTTTGGTGCTTTGCCACCACTTGCTGCAGTAA